A single Biomphalaria glabrata chromosome 2, xgBioGlab47.1, whole genome shotgun sequence DNA region contains:
- the LOC129924851 gene encoding serine-aspartate repeat-containing protein F-like — MHLNAQSCSNKALELADTITDDSYDIVFLSETWFKEVGDEPRTIELTPPGFLLKSLPRKTGSGGGLAILYRDSLAKPNGDNDNGEGSYVDDDKPNSDNDNGEGSYVDDDRPNSDNDNGEGGYVDGSYVDGDGPNSYNDNGEGSYVDDDRPNSYNDNGEGSYVDDDRPNSYNENDEGSYVDDDRPNSYNDNGEGSYVDGDGPNSYNDNDEGSYVDDDRPNSYNDNGEGSYVDGDGPNSYNDNDEGSYVDGDGPNSYNDNDEGSYVDDDRPNSYNDNDEGSYVDGDGPNSYNDNDEGSYVDGDWPNSYNDNDEGSYVDDDRPNSYNDNGEGSYVDDDRPNSYNVNDEGSYVDGDGPNSYNDNDEGSYVDDDRPNSYNDNDEGSYVDGDGPNSYNDNDEGSYVDGDGPNSYNDNDEGSYVDGDGPNSYNDNDEGSYVDDDRPNSYNDNDEGSYVDGDGPNSYNDNDEGSYVDDDRPNSYTDNDEGSYVDGDGPNSYNDNDEGSYVDGDGPNSYNDNDEGSYVDGDGPNSYNDNDEGSYVDDDRPNSYNDNGEGSYVDDDRPNSYNDNDEGSYVDGDGPNSYNDNDEGSYVDDDRPNSYNDNDEGSYVDGDGPNSYNDNDEGSYVDGDGPNSYNDNDEGSYVDGDGPNSYNDNDEGSYVDDDRPNSYNDNDEGSYVDDDRPNSYNDNDEGSYVDGDGPNSDYDNDEGSYVDDDRPNSDNDNDEGSYVNCNGPNSYNDHDEGSYVDGDGTNSDNDNGEGSYVDGDGTNSYNDNGEGSYVEDDRPNSDNDNDEGSYVDDDRPNSDNDNDEGSYVNCNGPNSYNDHDEGSYVDGDGTNSDNDNGEGSYVDGDGTNSDNDNDEGSYVDGDGPKSDNDNDEGSYVDGDGPNSDNDNGEGSYVDGDGPNSDNDNDEGSYVDDDGPNSYNDNDEGSYVDGDGPNSYNDNDEGSYVDGDGPKSDYDNGEGGYVDDDMLTD; from the exons ATGCACCTAAACGCCCAGTCATGCAGTAACAAAGCTCTTGAGCTTGCAGACACCATCACTGATGATAGCTACGACATCGTTTTCCTTAGTGAGACATGGTTTAAAGAAGTTGGTGATGAGCCAAGAACCATTGAGCTAACGCCACCAGGCTTTCTTTTAAAGAGTCTACCTCGAAAAACAGGCAGCGGAGGGGGCTTAGCAATACTGTACAGAGATAGTCTAGCCAA gcCTAATGGTGATAATGATAATGGTGAAGGTAGCTATGTTGATGATGATAAGCCTAATAGTGATAATGATAATGGTGAAGGTAGCTATGTTGATGATGATAGGCCTAATAGTGATAATGATAATGGTGAAGGTGGCTATGTTGATG GTAGCTATGTTGATGGTGATGGGCCTAATAGTTATAATGATAATGGTGAAGGTAGCTATGTTGATGACGATAGGCCTAATAGTTATAATGATAATGGTGAAGGTAGCTATGTTGATGACGATAGGCCTAATAGTTATAATGAAAATGATGAAGGTAGCTATGTTGATGACGATAGGCCTAATAGTTATAATGATAATGGTGAAGGTAGCTATGTTGATGGTGATGGGCCTAATAgttataatgataatgatgaaggTAGCTATGTTGATGACGATAGGCCTAATAGTTATAATGATAATGGTGAAGGTAGCTATGTTGATGGTGATGGGCCTAATAgttataatgataatgatgaaggTAGCTATGTTGATGGTGATGGGCCTAATAgttataatgataatgatgaaggTAGCTATGTTGATGACGATAGGCCTAATAgttataatgataatgatgaaggTAGCTATGTTGATGGTGATGGGCCTAATAgttataatgataatgatgaaggTAGCTATGTTGATGGTGACTGGCCTAATAgttataatgataatgatgaaggTAGCTATGTTGATGACGATAGGCCTAATAGTTATAATGATAATGGTGAAGGTAGCTATGTTGATGACGATAGGcctaatagttataatgttaATGATGAAGGTAGCTATGTTGATGGTGATGGGCCTAATAgttataatgataatgatgaaggTAGCTATGTTGATGATGATAGGCCTAATAgttataatgataatgatgaaggTAGCTATGTTGATGGTGATGGGCCTAATAgttataatgataatgatgaaggTAGCTATGTTGATGGTGATGGGCCTAATAgttataatgataatgatgaaggTAGCTATGTTGATGGTGATGGGCCTAATAgttataatgataatgatgaaggTAGCTATGTTGATGACGATAGGCCTAATAgttataatgataatgatgaaggTAGCTATGTTGATGGTGATGGGCCTAATAgttataatgataatgatgaaggTAGCTATGTTGATGACGATAGGCCTAATAGTTATACTGATAATGATGAAGGTAGTTATGTTGATGGTGATGGGCCTAATAgttataatgataatgatgaaggTAGCTATGTTGATGGTGATGGGCCTAATAgttataatgataatgatgaaggTAGCTATGTTGATGGTGATGGGCCTAATAgttataatgataatgatgaaggTAGCTATGTTGATGACGATAGGCCTAATAGTTATAATGATAATGGTGAAGGTAGCTATGTTGATGACGATAGGCCTAATAgttataatgataatgatgaaggTAGCTATGTTGATGGTGATGGGCCTAATAgttataatgataatgatgaaggTAGCTATGTTGATGATGATAGGCCTAATAgttataatgataatgatgaaggTAGCTATGTTGATGGTGATGGGCCTAATAgttataatgataatgatgaaggTAGCTATGTTGATGGTGATGGGCCTAATAgttataatgataatgatgaaggTAGCTATGTTGATGGTGATGGGCCTAATAgttataatgataatgatgaaggTAGCTATGTTGATGACGATAGGCCTAATAgttataatgataatgatgaaggTAGCTATGTTGATGACGATAGGCCTAATAgttataatgataatgatgaaggTAGTTATGTTGATGGTGATGGGCCTAATAGTGATTATGATAATGATGAAGGTAGCTATGTTGATGACGATAGGCCTAATAgtgataatgataatgatgaaggTAGCTATGTTAATTGTAATGGGCCTAATAGTTATAATGATCATGATGAAGGTAGCTATGTTGATGGTGATGGGACTAATAGTGATAATGATAATGGTGAAGGTAGCTATGTTGATGGTGATGGGACTAATAGTTATAATGATAATGGTGAAGGTAGCTATGTTGAAGACGATAGGCCTAATAgtgataatgataatgatgaaggTAGCTATGTTGATGACGATAGGCCTAATAgtgataatgataatgatgaaggTAGCTATGTTAATTGTAATGGGCCTAATAGTTATAATGATCATGATGAAGGTAGCTATGTTGATGGTGATGGGACTAATAGTGATAATGATAATGGTGAAGGTAGCTATGTTGATGGTGATGGGACTAATAgtgataatgataatgatgaaggTAGCTATGTTGATGGTGATGGGCCTAAAAgtgataatgataatgatgaaggTAGCTATGTTGATGGTGATGGGCCTAATAGTGATAATGATAATGGTGAAGGTAGCTATGTTGATGGTGATGGGCCTAATAgtgataatgataatgatgaaggTAGCTATGTTGATGACGATGGGCCTAATAgttataatgataatgatgaaggTAGCTATGTTGATGGTGATGGGCCTAATAgttataatgataatgatgaaggTAGCTATGTTGATGGTGATGGGCCTAAAAGTGATTATGATAATGGTGAAGGTGGCTATGTTGATGACGATATGTTAACTGACTGA